One window from the genome of Calliopsis andreniformis isolate RMS-2024a chromosome 12, iyCalAndr_principal, whole genome shotgun sequence encodes:
- the LOC143185531 gene encoding growth hormone-inducible transmembrane protein produces MMLARVCRAGASPALTSFLKTPVASKPFIPRIQSSRLFANSGRGTFTRTARRSATVTEQAMAPAGETAFSIGKGAVAGGAVIGLGALCYYGLGLSPQLGTIDYAGLWPDYVKERVKSTYMYFGASVAASAASAAVCLRTPAIMNMVLRQGWVALGVTMIAMIGSGMVVQSIPYKEGFGVKQVAWLIHTGIVGAVLAPLYYVGGPLVLRAAWYTAGVVGGLSALAVCAPSEKFLYMGGPLAIGLGIVFASSIGSMFLPPTTVLGSGLHSVVLYGGLVLFSMLLLYDTQRIIKQAETHPKYALDMRPYDPINNAISIYLDTLNIFVRILTILAGGGGNRRK; encoded by the exons ATGATGCTCGCTAGAGTTTGTCGGGCTGGTGCCTCACCAGCTTTGACAAGTTTCTTAAAAACTCCTGTTGCTTCGAAACCTTTCATCCCGAGGATCCAGTCTTCGAGATTGTTCGCTAACAGTGGACGTGGAACATTCACGAGAACAGCCCGCAGGTCAGCCACCGTCACAGAACAGGCGATGGCTCCTGCGGGAGAAACAG CATTCAGTATTGGAAAGGGAGCAGTAGCTGGTGGTGCAGTCATAGGATTAGGAGCTCTGTGTTATTATGGATTAGGTCTTTCACCACAACTAGGAACCATAGATTATGCAGG TTTGTGGCCAGATTATGTAAAGGAGAGGGTTAAAAGTACATACATGTACTTTGGTGCATCCGTGGCGGCTAGTGCTGCATCTGCAGCAGTCTGTTTACGTACACCAGCCATTATGAACATGGTGTTACGCCAAGGATGGGTTGCTCTGGGTGTAACTATGATAGCTATGATTGGCAGTGGAATGGTGGTACAAAGTATTCCCTACAAAGAAGGCTTTGGTGTAAAGCAAGTAGCATGGCTAATCCATACTGGCATTGTTGGTGCAGTTCTTGCACCTTTGTACTATGTAGGAGGACCTTTAGTCCTTAGAGCGGCATGGTACACCGCTGGTGTAGTTGGTGGTTTGTCGGCATTAGCTGTTTGTGCACCAAGTGAAAAGTTTTTGTACATGGGAGGACCACTGGCAATTGGCTTGGGAATTGTTTTCGCTAGTTCTATAGGGTCGATGTTTTTGCCACCCACCACAGTACTTGGATCTGGTCTACATTCAGTAGTTCTCTATGGTGGTCTGGTACTATTTTCAATGTTACTGTTGTACGATACGCAAAGAATCATTAAACAAGCAGAAACACATCCAAAATACGCACTCGACATGCGACCATATGACCCAATTAATAA cGCCATTTCTATTTACTTGGACACTTTGAACATCTTCGTAAGAATCCTCACAATCTTGGCAGGCGGAGGTGGCAATAGGAGAAAATAA
- the LOC143185530 gene encoding uncharacterized protein LOC143185530, producing MSDMFGCPREAVRVKVKKCETRHQPEYRKFSVDPQITSIEVLQSILIKAFDIKGEFTVSYRAIDDYGSETYLFLLSDWDLDAAFISASEPYLYLQVNLKPFGETGDCECYWEQNAQEVAARQETGFSYRTPKLPGLIMNKMERTLSMVQRALGNLSEESSHQQSVQPPRPPLTDAEFRRFLDPIGQVIHPKELRAVIYFGGIEPSLRKVVWKHILNVYPEGMSGRERMDYMKKKSQEYQNLRERWKTLVQKGQNVGDLAYVTSMVRKDVLRTDRHHKFYGGSDDNQNTASLFNILTTYALNHPSVSYCQGMSDLASPLLVTMRDEAQAYICLCALMRRLKDNFMLDGIAMTTKFAHLAEGLQHYDPDFYAYLKSHQADDLLFCYRWLLLEMKREFALDDALRMLEVLWAALPASPPNGELSLAEIPFPPPSPPPSPNVKHIRENAYTKVCAIRRQSSSASIAATGKRKALNVEEPSLQSSTETNGDSKRSSSPYETFSEPENDLTTAKNRRNTESTEKCLSTGSLPGKAKRVNLLELKERLSLPGREQNKNSEQTDGEKKCARVVKNLNEFLNFTSLNRSKVTPSDIEPELRRVSSESGVMKVLRDEPSSPDDPTDFFPMTTSMTRELRLELESLDRQVFGPSPPSDQQCDCVLSKRESDLVESETETELARCSPAADVFVWENPLHTLQQKNHPATPDEQAELEYDGEILEDQNGVKSVTPIRLLKRNTRSESASDSEETENWHQNAAVPESPMKQPVQEHCEEATELTNLIPAGTSEDQLGASPLPPPSEFGGGNPFLMFLCITLLLQHRDFVMRNQMDYNEMAMHFDKMVRRHNVIRVLNQARQLFAGYLRRHSSSTAKSDSINV from the exons ATGTCAGACATGTTCGGGTGCCCTAGAGAGGCGGTACGCGTCAAAGTGAAG AAATGCGAGACCAGACACCAGCCCGAGTATCGCAAGTTCAGCGTGGACCCGCAGATAACGTCCATCGAAGTGTTACAAAGTATCCTGATCAAAGCTTTCGACATCAAAGG AGAATTTACGGTGTCGTATCGAGCAATAGACGACTACGGATCAGAAACTTatttatttctgctttccgactgGGACTTGGATGCAGCGTTTATTAG CGCTTCCGAGCCGTATTTATACCTTCAAGTAAACCTGAAACCCTTCGGTGAAACTGGCGACTGCGAGTGCTATTGGGAGCAAAATGCGCAGGAAGTGGCGGCACGGCAAGAAACCGGGTTTTCGTATAGAACACCCAAGTTACCCGGTCTCATAATGAATAAG ATGGAGAGAACCTTGAGCATGGTCCAACGAGCTCTAGGTAACTTGAGTGAAGAGTCATCTCATCAGCAAAGTGTTCAACCACCGCGACCTCCATTAACAGACGCAGAGTTCCGACGATTTTTAGACCCTATTGGGCAGGTGATACACCCTAAGGAGCTAAGAGCAGTGATATACTTCGGTGGAATTGAGCCCAGTTTGCGCAAAGTGGTCTGGAAGCATATTTTAAATGTATATCCTGAAGGCATGTCAGGTCGCGAGAGAATGGATTATATGAAAAAGAAGTCTCAGGAATACCAGAATCTTCGGGAAAGATGGAAAACTCTTGTACAAAAAGGGCAGAACGTCGGAGATCTAGCATATGTAACGAGCATGGTGCGAAAAGATGTTTTAAGAACAGACAGGCATCATAAGTTTTACGGTGGCTCCGATGATAATCAGAATACAGCTAGCCTGTTCAATATTTTAACAACCTATGCCTTAAATCATCCGAGTGTCAGCTACTGTCAGGGCATGAGCGACCTGGCTTCACCGCTTCTGGTCACTATGAGGGACGAAGCACAAGCTTACATATGTTTGTGCGCGCTTATGAGAAGACTGAAGGATAACTTTATGCTCGATGGAATCGCTATGACCACCAAGTTCGCTCATTTGGCTGAAG GCTTACAACACTATGATCCTGATTTCTATGCTTACCTAAAATCTCACCAAGCTGATGACTTGCTTTTCTGCTATCGCTGGCTGTTGTTGGAAATGAAACGAGAATTTGCCTTGGATGATGCTCTGAGGATGCTCGAAGTTCTGTGGGCCGCGTTACCAGCGTCACCACCGAATGGAGAGCTTAGTCTAGCCGAAATACCTTTTCCTCCACCCTCACCACCACCAAGTCCGAACGTGAAACATATTCGTGAAAATGCGTATACAAAAGTATGCGCTATAAGGCGGCAAAGTTCTTCAGCGAGCATTGCTGCTACTGGAAAAAGAAAAGCTTTAAATGTGGAGGAACCCTCTTTACAATCTTCCACGGAAACTAATGGAGATTCGAAAAG ATCGAGTTCGCCATACGAAACATTCTCAGAGCCAGAGAACGACTTGACAACAGCAAAGAATCGAAGGAACACAGAATCCACGGAAAAGTGCCTAAGTACAGGCTCCCTGCCTGGCAAAGCTAAACGCGTAAACTTACTGGAATTGAAAGAGAGACTATCATTGCCCGGTAGAGAGCAGAATAAAAATAGTGAACAGACCGATGGTGAAAAGAAGTGCGCCAGGGTGgtaaaaaatttgaatgaaTTTTTAAACTTCACGAGTCTGAATCGCAGTAAAGTAACACCAAGTGACATTgaaccagaattgag GCGTGTCTCCAGCGAGAGTGGAGTCATGAAAGTTTTAAGGGATGAACCGAGCTCTCCTGACGATCCAACAGATTTCTTCCCAATGACCACTTCGATGACCAGAGAATTAAGACTGGAATTAGAATCGCTCGATCGACAAGTCTTCGGGCCATCGCCGCCTAGTGATCAACAATGCGATTGCGTTCTTTCTAAACGAGAGAGCGATTTAGTTGAAAGTGAAACGGAAACAGAACTAGCGAGATGTAGCCCAGCTGCAGACGTGTTTGTCTGGGAAAACCCTCTTCACACGCTTCAGCAGAAAAATCATCCAGCTACACCTGATGAGCAAGCAGAGCTCGAGTATGATGGAGAGATATTGGAGGATCAGAACGGTGTGAAATCTGTTACTCCTATTAGGCTTCTAAAACGTAATACGAG GTCTGAGTCTGCGTCAGATAGCGAAGAGACAGAAAACTGGCACCAAAACGCGGCAGTACCTGAAAGTCCAATGAAACAGCCTGTACAAGAACACTGTGAAGAAGCTACAGAACTAACGAATCTCATTCCAGCGGGTACCAGCGAAGATCAGTTGGGAGCAAGCCCGTTACCTCCGCCAAGCGAGTTCGGCGGCGGCAATCCGTTCCTCATGTTCCTATGCATCACGTTATTGCTTCAACACAGAGACTTTGTGATGCGTAATCAAATGGATTATAACGAAATGGCCATGCATTTCGATAAAATGGTCCGTCGACACAACGTCATCCGAGTGCTCAATCAGGCAAGGCAACTATTCGCTGGTTACCTTAGGAGGCATTCGTCGTCAACCGCGAAATCAGATTCTATAAACGTTTAA